Proteins encoded in a region of the Stieleria neptunia genome:
- a CDS encoding phosphotransferase, with translation MRDDEILVGVESAGEGNMNCTLRATLQDQARRARTLILKQSRPWVEKYPTIPAPVERSWSEARFYERVRPFANVAAQMPALVGKDAANYTLCLQDLSGAVDMTDAYGQASLPLESAARWLGHLHSIELQTDERSSFQNLELRTLNHQHLFEIPFQTDLPIDLEQITPGLETERQKVIADDNLLVIAKQMGELYIDPASWNDPNARLLHGDYYPGSFMRRLSTTRQEDPTFFVIDPEFSFVGPPEFDLAVLLAHAVFCGIDCETAKQLILADYHDSGSISHDRWQRFAGLEILRRLLGVAQLPLTATLETKRQWIDVARAWMG, from the coding sequence ATGCGAGACGACGAAATTCTAGTCGGTGTCGAATCGGCCGGCGAAGGCAACATGAATTGCACGCTGCGCGCAACGCTTCAAGACCAAGCTCGTCGCGCACGAACGTTGATCCTGAAGCAATCGCGTCCCTGGGTCGAAAAGTATCCCACCATCCCCGCGCCCGTCGAGCGTTCCTGGTCGGAAGCACGTTTCTACGAACGCGTCCGTCCGTTCGCGAATGTCGCCGCACAGATGCCAGCGCTGGTCGGCAAAGACGCCGCCAACTACACCCTCTGCCTACAAGATCTTTCCGGCGCCGTCGACATGACCGACGCCTACGGGCAAGCTTCGCTACCGCTGGAATCCGCCGCTCGCTGGCTCGGCCACTTGCATTCGATCGAATTGCAAACCGATGAACGCTCCTCATTTCAAAACTTGGAACTTCGAACACTCAATCACCAGCATCTATTTGAGATCCCGTTTCAAACCGATCTTCCGATCGACCTGGAACAGATCACGCCGGGGTTGGAAACCGAACGCCAAAAAGTCATTGCCGATGACAACTTGCTCGTGATCGCCAAACAAATGGGCGAACTGTACATCGACCCCGCATCCTGGAACGATCCCAACGCGCGACTCTTGCACGGCGACTACTACCCGGGCTCCTTCATGCGACGCCTGTCGACGACGCGGCAGGAAGATCCGACCTTTTTTGTGATCGACCCGGAGTTCAGCTTCGTCGGACCGCCGGAGTTCGACTTGGCAGTCTTGCTCGCACACGCGGTGTTCTGCGGCATCGACTGCGAGACAGCGAAGCAGCTGATCCTGGCCGACTACCACGATTCCGGATCGATCTCGCACGATCGCTGGCAACGCTTTGCCGGATTGGAGATTTTGCGGCGTTTACTGGGCGTCGCCCAACTGCCGCTCACCGCGACCCTGGAAACCAAACGCCAATGGATCGACGTCGCCCGGGCGTGGATGGGCTAG
- a CDS encoding ADP-ribosylglycohydrolase family protein, protein MKRRRILSSIAISLAASAVRGIAQTAAGHSKNADTTEDLAHRLGISLDRLRGFLIGSLLGDALGGPIEFSDPDRLPDDMPHVRHWKAGTKLTATHCKTLARSLRLRGYETLRPETAPFGPWRKRAPAGTITDDSRHKIILLRAIKRTLDHAQRGPVTLDRSRLAAEYLRPLRHKDETAESTAALDHDGFKPYRDAARWWTARSQHAPANLASDPAYPPERLWAGVANCSGQMALLPLAAVFPGKPVAAYEATYAIDFLDSDHAVDFCAAINSGIAEVLSDRHNDSDPNTRIQTLIQTMIQTDPYHYADIPFTERPFAQWLRRGRQWAESADRDPRQLFEKLEQDGKPHYWWDAHFTFVVPLAIMHLCRDAPMAAMNLCLDFGHDTDSYAQLLGAWIGAIHGHEAFPESMVRQVEERLEVDFGESVDDWCQTLLQAADRVHTRQLRFSR, encoded by the coding sequence ATGAAACGTCGCAGAATCCTCTCGTCAATCGCAATCAGCTTGGCCGCCTCGGCCGTCAGGGGGATCGCCCAGACGGCGGCAGGCCATTCCAAGAATGCCGACACAACCGAAGACCTCGCCCATCGGCTTGGCATTTCGCTCGACCGCTTGCGTGGTTTTCTGATCGGGTCGCTTTTGGGAGACGCACTTGGCGGACCGATCGAGTTTTCCGATCCCGATCGTTTGCCCGACGACATGCCGCACGTCCGTCATTGGAAAGCCGGAACCAAACTGACAGCGACGCACTGTAAAACACTTGCCCGATCGCTTCGGCTGCGTGGCTACGAAACGCTACGCCCGGAAACGGCGCCCTTTGGACCGTGGCGAAAACGTGCACCGGCAGGCACCATCACGGACGATTCGCGTCACAAGATCATTCTGTTGCGTGCAATCAAGCGAACGCTGGACCACGCCCAGAGAGGCCCCGTCACGCTCGACCGCTCGCGTTTGGCAGCCGAGTATTTGCGTCCGCTGCGACACAAGGATGAAACCGCCGAATCGACGGCAGCGCTGGATCATGACGGATTCAAACCCTACCGTGACGCCGCCCGTTGGTGGACGGCCAGGTCACAGCATGCGCCGGCCAACCTTGCTTCCGATCCGGCGTACCCTCCCGAGCGACTTTGGGCAGGCGTGGCCAATTGCTCCGGCCAGATGGCGTTGCTTCCCCTGGCCGCCGTCTTTCCCGGAAAACCTGTCGCGGCATACGAAGCGACCTACGCCATCGACTTTTTGGATTCCGACCATGCGGTCGACTTCTGTGCCGCAATCAACTCGGGAATCGCGGAAGTGCTTTCGGATCGCCACAACGACTCGGATCCGAACACGCGAATACAAACGCTGATCCAGACGATGATCCAGACGGATCCCTACCACTACGCCGACATCCCGTTCACCGAAAGGCCGTTTGCCCAGTGGCTCCGCCGAGGGCGGCAATGGGCCGAGTCGGCCGATCGGGATCCGCGTCAACTGTTTGAAAAATTGGAGCAAGATGGAAAGCCCCATTATTGGTGGGATGCCCATTTCACGTTCGTGGTGCCGCTGGCAATCATGCACCTCTGTCGCGACGCCCCGATGGCGGCGATGAACCTGTGTCTCGACTTTGGTCACGACACCGATTCCTACGCACAGCTGCTGGGCGCGTGGATTGGTGCGATTCATGGACACGAAGCGTTTCCCGAATCCATGGTCCGCCAAGTCGAAGAACGCTTAGAAGTCGACTTCGGCGAGTCGGTCGATGATTGGTGCCAGACCCTTCTACAAGCGGCCGACCGCGTTCACACCCGACAATTGCGATTCAGTAGGTAA
- a CDS encoding leucine-rich repeat domain-containing protein: MSRLKRIRFSIRTLLLLAVVTAVGIVLYQRHARIYGTVKRFESLGGTVRYRASFLDGFHAWTGHFWATPIEVQLSHSRIRRGGLVGIEHLESLERLYLNRTGIAVDDVAELAKCKRLKRLSLWGNHNITSGAIDHLTTCPMLEALDVHDTRIAPSTLGRLGDLPHLSRLVFSTEFYHEESRRMSGSVMRQLAPIDQLQPVGSCFLWDFDADEIQMFCQTDTSRMDKLLLRQCELTAQACRAISLLRARELDLQLCDLDDRRLQRIDPTRFGRIDIANRKGTERPDITLDGITAWLPTGLRTVGLYDGYVEFIDEPSTRWKYRLTIPSQPLRQGLLHQWIDMGLNTLDLNVEDNLAHDLEIVAAINPPIDLQIRNHLFVWPFLSRMDQLQGLTLYNDVPTPIRFVDGLSLRSLSLYGRFYPNKGTFQQIAKLQQLSWLQIRNRNLVTLEDVQPLGDLQHLTTVRISKLTPEAEAYLDRVCAENETGVSDSVPSRSD, from the coding sequence ATGTCCCGCTTGAAACGCATTCGGTTCTCGATTCGAACACTCCTGCTGCTGGCAGTCGTCACGGCGGTGGGCATCGTTCTTTATCAGCGTCATGCGCGGATTTACGGCACCGTCAAGCGATTTGAGTCGCTTGGCGGGACGGTCAGGTACCGTGCGTCTTTCCTGGATGGGTTTCATGCTTGGACGGGACACTTCTGGGCCACGCCGATTGAGGTCCAGCTGTCGCACAGTCGGATTCGCCGTGGCGGTCTGGTGGGAATCGAGCATCTTGAATCGTTGGAGAGACTGTATCTCAATCGTACCGGGATCGCTGTCGATGACGTTGCCGAATTGGCCAAGTGCAAGCGACTGAAACGATTGTCGTTGTGGGGCAACCACAACATCACCAGCGGCGCGATCGATCATCTGACCACGTGCCCGATGCTGGAGGCGTTGGATGTTCACGACACTCGGATCGCTCCGTCAACACTCGGTCGCTTGGGTGATTTACCGCATCTGAGCCGGTTGGTGTTTTCTACGGAATTCTACCATGAAGAAAGTCGTCGGATGAGTGGGAGCGTGATGCGTCAACTCGCACCGATTGATCAGTTGCAACCGGTCGGTTCGTGTTTCTTGTGGGACTTTGACGCCGACGAGATACAGATGTTCTGCCAGACGGACACGTCACGGATGGATAAGTTGCTATTGCGCCAGTGTGAACTCACCGCTCAGGCGTGCAGGGCGATCAGCTTGCTGCGGGCGAGGGAATTGGATTTGCAATTGTGCGATCTCGATGACCGTCGATTGCAACGGATCGATCCAACGCGTTTTGGCCGGATCGATATCGCCAACCGAAAGGGAACTGAAAGACCCGACATCACGCTTGACGGAATCACTGCCTGGTTGCCGACGGGATTGCGAACCGTCGGCCTGTACGACGGGTACGTTGAGTTTATTGACGAGCCTAGCACGCGTTGGAAGTATCGTTTGACGATTCCATCTCAACCACTCAGACAAGGATTGCTTCATCAATGGATCGACATGGGTCTGAATACATTGGATCTGAACGTCGAAGACAACCTCGCCCATGATCTTGAGATTGTCGCAGCGATCAACCCGCCCATCGACCTGCAGATACGTAACCACCTGTTCGTTTGGCCCTTCCTGTCGCGGATGGATCAATTGCAGGGACTGACGTTGTACAACGATGTGCCAACTCCGATTCGATTTGTCGATGGACTCTCACTGCGATCACTTTCGCTGTACGGCAGGTTCTATCCAAACAAGGGAACGTTTCAGCAGATCGCCAAGTTACAGCAATTGTCGTGGCTGCAGATACGCAACCGCAACCTGGTGACTTTAGAAGACGTTCAGCCGCTTGGTGATTTGCAACATTTGACGACCGTCCGGATCAGCAAGCTGACGCCGGAGGCCGAGGCGTATCTGGATCGGGTTTGTGCGGAGAATGAAACAGGCGTTTCGGACTCGGTGCCTTCACGATCGGATTGA
- a CDS encoding CehA/McbA family metallohydrolase, with translation MNMARYVSSSNLLAIGIAICLLHPGRLASGQDDLAIVHHVPKQPLLAATARLAEAMEFAGSPLNEATRAAILLARELDTPADVSRAIQSTLDPLCLASVHINAESRVKVAEGPVKKQLMQQGWRAFLVKVHNEAGITAELVADSPNAAPVYQKGRGARQQPRTDEDLVDPSETEDRWLDLSMLNRAPMKKQLSGLNLEYRIVMLGSRDAGKREANIAFNVGQGTQDIGFRNSVPILFDCQKAVDVQLGISDVDGKPTTASLLITDDRGRVYPNPAKRLAPDFFFHHQVYRADGESVLLPPGDYNVSVTRGPEYVPIRRRLQIPETAQHRESFQLKRWIHLAKRHWYSGDHHVHAAGCAHYDSPTEGVGPEDMMRHLLGEDVNVGCVLSWGPCWYTQKEFFNGQTSALSTEDHLMRYDVEVSGFPSSHAGHLCLLNLSEDDYPGTQVLEDWPSWTLPVLKWGKQQGGVVGYSHSGWGLALPDKMPDGSRKFVGRPWGGAAGDWRGRAADTLPDYEMPPFDGIGANEYIVTVTDGVCDFISAVDTPAIWELNIWYHTLNCGMTARISGETDFPCIYGDRVGLGRIYVQLDDDQPLNYENWIAGLKDGRSYCGDGLSHIIDYAVDGLRVGQKRSASAPASRLDLAQPQTVNVTFDVAALLKETPTDETERIRKLRLDEKPYWHIERCRLGDSRRVPVEVIVNGRVAATREIVADGSLTSHSIPVQIDASSWIAVRILPSVHTNPVFVHVDDEPIRASKKSAQWCIDAVQTCWNSKRGQIRESERAEAKAAYDRAAERYRTILAEATTMIANRSIDE, from the coding sequence ATGAACATGGCACGCTACGTCTCCAGCTCCAACCTTCTGGCGATCGGCATCGCAATTTGTTTGCTGCACCCGGGTCGTCTGGCCAGCGGACAAGACGACTTGGCGATCGTTCATCATGTTCCCAAACAACCCCTGCTGGCCGCGACAGCACGGTTGGCCGAAGCGATGGAGTTTGCCGGATCGCCGCTCAACGAGGCGACACGGGCCGCGATTCTGTTGGCCCGAGAACTCGACACACCGGCCGACGTGTCCCGCGCCATTCAATCGACGTTGGACCCACTGTGTTTGGCGTCGGTGCACATCAATGCCGAAAGCCGAGTCAAGGTCGCCGAAGGCCCTGTCAAAAAACAGCTGATGCAACAAGGCTGGCGAGCCTTCTTGGTCAAAGTCCACAACGAAGCCGGCATCACGGCGGAATTGGTCGCCGACAGCCCCAACGCCGCACCGGTTTACCAAAAGGGACGCGGCGCGAGACAACAGCCTCGAACCGACGAAGACTTGGTCGATCCGAGTGAAACCGAAGACCGTTGGCTGGATCTGTCCATGCTCAACCGTGCTCCGATGAAAAAACAACTCAGCGGCCTGAACCTTGAATACCGAATCGTGATGCTCGGCAGCCGCGATGCCGGCAAACGCGAAGCCAACATCGCCTTCAATGTCGGCCAGGGAACACAGGACATCGGGTTTCGAAACAGCGTTCCGATCCTGTTCGATTGCCAAAAAGCCGTGGACGTGCAACTGGGGATTAGCGATGTCGATGGCAAGCCGACAACGGCCTCGCTGTTGATCACCGACGACCGCGGACGCGTGTACCCCAACCCCGCCAAGCGGCTGGCGCCCGATTTCTTCTTTCACCATCAGGTCTACCGTGCCGATGGCGAATCGGTCTTGTTGCCGCCAGGTGACTACAACGTTTCGGTCACGCGTGGGCCGGAGTACGTACCGATCCGGCGACGTCTTCAAATCCCTGAAACCGCCCAGCACCGTGAATCGTTTCAACTGAAACGTTGGATCCATCTGGCCAAACGTCACTGGTACTCCGGCGACCACCATGTCCACGCCGCCGGCTGTGCCCACTATGACAGCCCCACCGAAGGCGTCGGCCCCGAAGACATGATGCGACACCTGCTGGGCGAAGACGTCAACGTCGGCTGCGTGCTCAGTTGGGGCCCCTGCTGGTACACCCAAAAGGAATTCTTCAACGGCCAAACGTCGGCGCTTTCAACCGAGGACCATCTGATGCGTTACGACGTCGAAGTCAGCGGATTCCCCAGTTCCCACGCCGGTCATCTGTGCCTGCTGAATTTATCCGAAGACGACTATCCGGGCACACAGGTTCTCGAGGACTGGCCCAGTTGGACCTTGCCGGTGCTGAAATGGGGCAAGCAGCAAGGCGGTGTCGTCGGTTACAGCCACAGCGGATGGGGATTGGCGCTGCCGGACAAGATGCCCGACGGATCACGCAAGTTTGTCGGTCGGCCCTGGGGCGGAGCCGCGGGGGATTGGCGCGGCCGAGCCGCCGATACGCTGCCCGATTACGAGATGCCTCCATTCGATGGAATCGGAGCCAACGAATACATCGTCACCGTGACCGACGGTGTTTGTGATTTCATCTCCGCCGTCGACACGCCGGCGATCTGGGAATTGAACATCTGGTACCACACACTCAACTGCGGCATGACCGCCCGGATCAGCGGCGAAACCGATTTCCCCTGTATCTATGGCGACCGCGTCGGCTTGGGCCGGATCTATGTGCAACTCGACGACGATCAACCTCTCAACTACGAAAATTGGATCGCGGGACTGAAAGACGGCCGCAGCTATTGCGGGGACGGACTGAGTCACATCATCGACTACGCCGTCGACGGGCTGCGCGTAGGACAAAAACGATCGGCATCCGCCCCGGCGAGCCGCTTGGATTTGGCCCAACCCCAAACCGTCAACGTCACCTTCGACGTCGCGGCGTTGTTGAAAGAGACGCCGACCGACGAAACCGAGCGGATTCGAAAACTGCGTCTGGATGAAAAACCCTACTGGCACATCGAGCGCTGTCGACTCGGTGATTCACGCCGCGTTCCGGTGGAAGTCATCGTCAACGGTCGTGTCGCCGCAACACGCGAAATCGTCGCCGACGGATCGCTGACCTCTCATTCAATCCCCGTCCAGATCGACGCGTCGTCTTGGATCGCAGTCCGCATCCTGCCGTCGGTCCACACCAATCCGGTCTTCGTCCACGTCGACGACGAACCGATCCGGGCCAGTAAGAAGAGTGCCCAATGGTGCATCGATGCGGTCCAGACGTGTTGGAACTCCAAGCGAGGTCAAATCCGCGAATCTGAACGCGCCGAAGCCAAAGCCGCCTACGACCGCGCCGCGGAGCGCTATCGAACGATTCTCGCGGAAGCAACTACGATGATCGCTAACCGGTCGATCGATGAGTGA
- a CDS encoding efflux RND transporter periplasmic adaptor subunit, whose translation MAHPISSVSIWGRRTLIALVLLGAVGAVTTFATSALDRDVESSILTHRVSLGKLAVTVTENGTVESSNNEEIKCMVKGGSTVLWVIETGTIVKPGDELVRLDTSQIEDNILAQEIIYENALANKITAESDVAVAEKSITEYLEGTFIEERSTIEKEIFDAEQALKQAELSYESSIRMAAKGLIKTLQLQGEKFAVESARKALELKQTQLMALEKYKKQKEVQTLESNLRAAKARLASFDASLRLEQARLEREQEQLKNCTITAEIGGMVIFPSMADWKSTPDIEEGAVVREQQTLLVIPDVSQMQVKVGIHESKVDRLKVGMPAQIELQDVQLVGEVSEIAEVTKPAGWWTGNLVKYDTIIQLQQREGLKPGMSAIVDVVLAEHDDVLTVPVASILESDGQFFCWVEERGKVTRRLIQLGDTNDEFTIVTAGLAEGEKVVLDPLAYVDEAQQQALRPASAGEKDAEELAGVVKEDSQSDNASSSEPVPGT comes from the coding sequence ATGGCTCATCCGATTTCATCTGTTTCGATCTGGGGGCGACGAACATTGATCGCTCTCGTGTTGCTAGGGGCAGTCGGCGCCGTCACCACGTTTGCGACCAGTGCACTGGATCGCGACGTCGAGTCGTCGATTCTGACGCATCGCGTCTCACTCGGCAAACTGGCGGTCACGGTGACGGAAAACGGAACCGTCGAGAGCAGCAACAACGAAGAAATCAAGTGCATGGTCAAAGGGGGCAGCACGGTCCTGTGGGTGATCGAGACTGGGACGATCGTCAAGCCCGGTGATGAGTTGGTGCGGTTGGACACGTCACAGATCGAAGACAACATTTTGGCCCAGGAGATCATTTACGAGAACGCGTTGGCCAACAAAATCACTGCCGAAAGCGACGTGGCGGTCGCGGAGAAGAGTATTACGGAATACCTGGAAGGGACCTTCATCGAAGAACGGAGCACGATCGAGAAAGAGATCTTTGATGCCGAGCAAGCGCTCAAGCAGGCCGAACTGAGCTACGAGTCCAGCATTCGGATGGCGGCCAAGGGGTTGATCAAGACGCTTCAATTGCAGGGCGAAAAGTTTGCCGTCGAATCGGCTCGCAAAGCGTTGGAATTGAAACAGACCCAGTTGATGGCGTTGGAGAAGTACAAGAAGCAGAAGGAGGTGCAGACGTTGGAGAGTAACCTGCGGGCGGCCAAGGCGCGACTGGCGTCCTTTGATGCGTCACTGCGACTCGAACAAGCCCGCTTGGAACGCGAACAAGAACAGTTGAAGAACTGCACCATCACCGCGGAGATCGGTGGGATGGTGATTTTTCCGTCGATGGCGGATTGGAAATCCACGCCGGATATCGAAGAAGGGGCCGTTGTGCGTGAGCAGCAGACGTTGTTGGTGATCCCCGATGTCAGTCAAATGCAGGTCAAGGTCGGGATCCATGAATCCAAAGTGGATCGATTGAAAGTCGGTATGCCGGCGCAAATCGAATTGCAGGACGTCCAGCTGGTCGGTGAAGTCAGCGAGATCGCCGAAGTGACCAAGCCGGCCGGTTGGTGGACGGGCAACCTGGTCAAATACGACACGATCATCCAATTGCAACAACGCGAGGGGCTGAAGCCGGGCATGAGCGCGATCGTCGACGTCGTGCTGGCCGAGCACGATGACGTACTGACCGTTCCCGTCGCGAGTATCTTGGAAAGCGACGGACAGTTTTTCTGCTGGGTGGAAGAACGCGGCAAGGTGACTCGGCGGCTGATCCAATTGGGCGACACCAACGACGAGTTCACCATCGTCACGGCAGGACTGGCCGAGGGCGAGAAAGTGGTGTTGGATCCGTTGGCCTACGTGGATGAAGCCCAACAACAGGCCTTGCGTCCGGCGAGTGCCGGGGAGAAAGACGCCGAGGAGTTGGCCGGCGTCGTGAAGGAGGATTCCCAATCGGACAACGCTTCGTCGTCCGAGCCCGTCCCTGGAACGTGA